A stretch of Candidatus Binatia bacterium DNA encodes these proteins:
- a CDS encoding DUF2889 domain-containing protein translates to MPSSDTTAGFAREIHVTVEPRRAIGELVDDFHHFRATIEHDGRTITSVTGEALRIPWETCGGSVEPLRGLVGAPLKGSIREVARLAPAKLQCTHLYDAACVAAARAGRGAASTVYRAIVPDRVDGKTRATLHRDGELLLEWDLDGYGIAGPAPFADQVLVGGNFAAWAESTFEAEISEGVLLLNRACIIASGRRIDLDDAPRAIDVPGTSLGVCHTYSAAHGERSHRIVGSARNIAPADDARRASLNPTPADIQHFHKRPR, encoded by the coding sequence ATGCCTTCTTCCGACACGACGGCGGGCTTCGCTCGCGAGATCCACGTCACAGTGGAACCGCGGCGCGCAATCGGCGAGCTCGTCGACGACTTCCACCACTTCCGCGCCACGATCGAACATGACGGCAGGACGATCACGTCCGTCACCGGCGAGGCGCTCCGAATCCCGTGGGAGACCTGTGGTGGTTCCGTGGAGCCGCTGCGCGGGCTCGTCGGTGCACCACTCAAAGGCTCGATCCGTGAGGTCGCTCGGTTGGCGCCGGCCAAGTTGCAGTGCACACACCTGTACGATGCCGCCTGCGTTGCGGCGGCGCGCGCGGGTCGGGGTGCGGCCTCGACCGTGTACAGGGCGATCGTCCCCGACCGCGTTGACGGGAAGACGCGCGCGACTCTGCACCGGGACGGCGAGCTCCTACTCGAGTGGGATCTCGATGGCTACGGCATCGCCGGACCCGCGCCGTTTGCGGACCAGGTTCTCGTGGGCGGCAACTTCGCGGCGTGGGCCGAGAGCACCTTCGAGGCGGAGATAAGCGAAGGCGTTCTACTCCTGAATCGGGCCTGCATCATCGCGAGTGGCCGCAGAATAGATCTCGATGATGCACCGCGCGCCATCGACGTGCCCGGAACGTCTCTGGGCGTGTGTCACACCTACTCGGCGGCACACGGCGAACGCTCACATCGAATCGTGGGATCGGCGCGCAACATCGCCCCGGCCGACGACGCGCGACGCGCAAGCCTCAACCCCACGCCGGCCGACATCCAGCACTTTCACAAGCGCCCCCGCTGA
- a CDS encoding nucleotidyltransferase family protein, whose protein sequence is MNILLLCAGFGTRLGPVAKGRPKALLPIAKKPLVEHLVDQLASTGLVDDIHVVTNARFADQFEEWATKLRNRGLSVVVSNDGATENENRLGAVGDLAFATHRNALRGPLLVAAGDNLFDFPLGDFLGDHEANPRTLVVMKPESDPAALRRTGVPEVGPGGRLLRLHEKPTIPPSQYSCPALYIFEPHALTLLDTFLAEAPNTDAPGHFISWLAERDAVFTHEMKGDRLDIGDPEGYRAAEAWLLSRKP, encoded by the coding sequence ATGAACATCCTCCTCCTCTGTGCGGGCTTCGGCACCCGCCTTGGTCCCGTCGCCAAGGGGCGACCCAAAGCCCTCCTCCCCATCGCGAAGAAACCGCTCGTCGAGCACCTCGTCGACCAGCTGGCGTCGACGGGTCTGGTCGACGACATCCACGTCGTCACGAACGCCCGCTTTGCCGACCAATTCGAAGAGTGGGCGACCAAGCTCCGAAACCGCGGACTGTCCGTCGTCGTCTCGAACGACGGCGCGACCGAGAATGAAAACCGACTTGGGGCCGTCGGCGACCTCGCCTTCGCCACCCACCGCAACGCTCTCCGCGGCCCCTTGCTCGTCGCGGCCGGCGACAATCTCTTCGACTTTCCCCTGGGCGACTTTCTTGGCGATCACGAGGCCAACCCGCGCACGCTCGTCGTCATGAAGCCCGAGTCCGACCCGGCGGCCCTTCGCCGTACCGGCGTCCCGGAGGTCGGGCCGGGAGGCCGCCTGCTGCGACTTCACGAAAAGCCGACCATCCCGCCGAGCCAGTACAGCTGCCCGGCGCTCTACATCTTCGAACCGCACGCGCTCACGCTACTCGACACGTTCCTCGCCGAAGCGCCGAACACGGATGCACCGGGCCATTTCATCTCATGGCTCGCAGAGCGCGACGCCGTGTTCACCCACGAGATGAAGGGCGACCGCCTCGACATAGGCGACCCCGAGGGATACCGCGCTGCGGAGGCGTGGCTCCTCTCGCGCAAACCCTAG
- the arfB gene encoding alternative ribosome rescue aminoacyl-tRNA hydrolase ArfB → MKIRVSPSLSIDDSDIEESFVRSSGPGGQNVNKLATAVQLRFDPHALPAAVRARLPKVEGARLTDDGIVLVDASRYRTQARNRADAIERLVALVRLATIRPRPRRPTKPTRASKVRRVDAKQRRGKIKQKRKPVRHSDDD, encoded by the coding sequence GTGAAGATTCGCGTGAGCCCCTCGCTGTCGATCGATGACAGCGACATCGAGGAGAGTTTCGTCCGGTCCTCGGGGCCGGGAGGGCAGAACGTGAACAAGCTCGCCACCGCCGTGCAGCTTCGCTTCGATCCGCACGCTCTACCGGCGGCCGTTCGCGCGCGTCTTCCCAAGGTCGAGGGGGCACGGTTGACGGATGACGGCATCGTGCTGGTCGACGCGAGCCGGTACCGAACGCAGGCCAGGAATCGCGCGGATGCAATCGAGCGACTGGTCGCGCTGGTTCGGTTGGCGACGATCCGCCCGCGCCCACGTCGTCCGACGAAGCCTACGCGCGCATCGAAAGTTCGGCGGGTCGATGCGAAGCAGCGTCGCGGCAAGATAAAGCAGAAGCGCAAGCCGGTGCGTCACTCCGACGATGACTGA
- a CDS encoding MFS transporter: MVKSHAEESLGSNPGEAALNPADSVAMGVPSSRAPHTVEPIQSGIFAALRHRDYQLLFAAFVVNQTGFWLAHISLQALMVDLSHGDPFQVGLLTFALLIPALVLAPIAGALADRIDRKTIVLTCYAMVVVVSGILGWLSSYELITPAVLLGLAFWMGSTFAFAGPATMAIAANAVHREDLASAVALQSAMNNLTRVVGPLLAAPLVASGRYAVGFLVFAGASAVAGVLVSRMRVSNEIDEDETSGILERIRDGWDHARERRPALAAIATAGCLSVFGIGHIAMLPVFAARVLGDEGLFPWLVATTAFGAMLGALVTGRDPRPTLAKAAVRLALYGLAFAVFASSTVPWMAFGAQFVVGYFYFAVMTGLQTLIQQLVDDDNRGRVMSLFQVAWGGLTPIGSLAMGAVAGLIGIGATLQFAALGCVVSGVAMRLYARR, encoded by the coding sequence ATGGTCAAGTCTCACGCAGAGGAGAGTCTGGGTTCGAATCCGGGCGAGGCTGCGCTCAACCCTGCGGACTCGGTAGCGATGGGCGTACCGTCGTCGCGGGCGCCTCACACCGTCGAGCCGATTCAGAGTGGGATCTTCGCCGCCCTGAGGCATCGAGACTACCAGCTGTTGTTCGCGGCCTTTGTCGTGAACCAGACGGGCTTTTGGCTTGCGCACATCTCGCTCCAAGCGCTGATGGTGGACTTGAGTCACGGCGATCCGTTCCAGGTCGGATTGCTCACGTTTGCGCTGCTGATTCCCGCACTCGTATTGGCGCCGATCGCGGGGGCACTCGCGGATCGCATCGACCGCAAGACAATCGTCCTCACCTGCTACGCCATGGTGGTCGTCGTCTCGGGAATTCTGGGGTGGTTGTCTTCTTACGAGCTCATCACTCCCGCGGTGTTGCTCGGCCTGGCATTCTGGATGGGGTCGACCTTCGCGTTCGCGGGGCCGGCGACCATGGCGATCGCGGCGAACGCAGTTCACCGCGAGGATCTCGCAAGCGCGGTGGCCCTGCAGTCGGCGATGAACAACCTGACCCGTGTCGTGGGGCCCTTGCTCGCAGCGCCGCTCGTCGCGTCGGGCCGCTATGCGGTCGGGTTCTTGGTCTTCGCCGGAGCTTCCGCGGTTGCCGGCGTGCTCGTCAGTCGGATGCGCGTCTCGAATGAGATCGACGAAGACGAGACGAGCGGCATCTTGGAGCGGATCCGCGACGGGTGGGACCACGCTCGGGAGCGTCGTCCGGCCCTCGCGGCGATCGCGACGGCGGGGTGCTTGTCGGTCTTCGGGATCGGCCACATCGCGATGCTCCCCGTGTTCGCGGCCAGGGTTCTTGGGGACGAAGGCCTGTTCCCGTGGCTGGTTGCGACGACGGCGTTTGGCGCGATGCTGGGCGCGCTCGTCACGGGTCGTGACCCGCGACCGACCCTCGCAAAGGCGGCGGTCCGTCTGGCGCTGTACGGGCTCGCCTTCGCGGTCTTTGCGTCGAGCACCGTGCCGTGGATGGCTTTCGGCGCGCAGTTCGTCGTCGGGTACTTCTACTTCGCGGTCATGACGGGTCTGCAGACGTTGATTCAGCAGCTCGTGGACGACGACAACCGGGGTCGCGTGATGAGCCTCTTCCAGGTCGCCTGGGGCGGCCTGACGCCCATCGGGTCCCTGGCGATGGGGGCGGTGGCCGGGCTGATCGGTATCGGGGCGACTCTGCAGTTCGCGGCGCTCGGCTGTGTCGTATCCGGAGTCGCGATGCGGTTGTATGCGCGCCGCTGA
- a CDS encoding SDR family oxidoreductase: MTNYVDGKTILITGAAGGFGRLVATKTAALGANVVGADVNEAELQATVRTIADAGGQAEAVPTDVTSLSQMRAFAAKAVERFDAIDVMVNNAGTMPLALYADHDEAAAAWDKCIDINLKGVLHGIMAVHDQMIAQRRGHVVNLSSIYGNYPVAGAAVYGATKAAVNVLSESLRQESQGRIKVTTIRPTGVPGTALGDGIVNPAALGGILGGNEAAFMDKVGTVFGETPPAELVDPDSIEYFALSPEILADQIVFAINQPWGVSISDLTVRASGDGYVI, translated from the coding sequence ATGACGAACTACGTAGACGGCAAGACGATTCTCATCACAGGCGCGGCCGGCGGCTTCGGACGCTTGGTCGCCACGAAGACCGCCGCCCTCGGCGCCAACGTCGTCGGAGCCGACGTGAACGAGGCCGAACTTCAGGCCACCGTCCGCACGATCGCCGACGCAGGCGGCCAAGCCGAGGCCGTACCGACCGACGTCACGAGCCTGAGCCAGATGAGGGCCTTCGCCGCCAAGGCGGTCGAGCGCTTCGACGCTATCGACGTCATGGTGAACAACGCGGGCACGATGCCGCTGGCCCTGTACGCCGACCACGACGAAGCTGCGGCTGCCTGGGACAAGTGCATCGACATCAACTTGAAGGGGGTCCTGCACGGCATCATGGCCGTTCATGATCAGATGATCGCCCAACGCCGCGGCCACGTCGTGAACCTCTCCTCGATCTACGGCAACTACCCTGTAGCGGGCGCGGCGGTCTACGGCGCGACGAAGGCCGCGGTGAACGTGCTCTCCGAATCGCTGCGACAGGAGTCGCAGGGGCGCATCAAGGTCACGACCATCCGCCCGACCGGGGTTCCCGGCACCGCGCTCGGAGACGGCATCGTCAACCCAGCCGCTCTCGGTGGCATCCTGGGCGGGAACGAGGCCGCCTTCATGGACAAGGTCGGTACGGTCTTCGGCGAAACGCCCCCCGCCGAACTCGTGGACCCCGACAGCATCGAGTACTTCGCGCTGAGTCCGGAGATCCTCGCCGACCAGATCGTGTTTGCGATCAATCAGCCTTGGGGCGTTTCGATCAGTGACCTCACCGTGCGTGCGTCCGGCGACGGCTACGTGATCTAG
- a CDS encoding Coq4 family protein has product MGRSQWIRPLDAVSALRRIWQDPENTGPVLELYDALDGPFEEGWFRRFRASRVGQRVVDEERDLLSVLVDRTWLAKMPDGSLGRVYLDFVEREDLSAEALVEASGATEDLGDEPWADEGRARFFARRRDQHDLEHVVAGYDCDLRGETALLAFCLGQVTSLATGVLIALGLIGLDAEGRRFVWASYQRGRRAAWLPATDWENLLALPLDDVRLLLGLGESPMHGRVRGDHPSVAA; this is encoded by the coding sequence GTGGGTCGCTCACAATGGATTCGTCCGCTCGATGCGGTCAGTGCTCTTCGCCGGATCTGGCAGGATCCGGAGAACACGGGTCCGGTCTTGGAGCTCTACGATGCGCTCGACGGCCCCTTCGAGGAGGGTTGGTTCCGACGCTTCCGGGCGAGTCGTGTCGGGCAGAGGGTCGTCGACGAAGAACGGGATCTCCTCTCGGTCCTGGTTGACCGCACGTGGCTCGCGAAAATGCCGGACGGAAGTCTCGGCCGTGTGTACCTCGACTTCGTGGAGCGTGAGGACCTGTCCGCAGAAGCATTGGTAGAGGCGAGCGGTGCCACCGAGGACCTCGGCGACGAACCCTGGGCCGACGAGGGCCGCGCCCGATTCTTCGCGAGGCGGCGCGATCAGCACGATCTCGAACACGTGGTCGCAGGCTATGACTGCGACCTCCGCGGCGAGACGGCGCTGTTGGCCTTCTGCCTGGGACAGGTGACGAGTCTCGCTACCGGTGTTCTGATTGCGCTTGGGCTGATCGGGCTGGATGCCGAAGGTCGCCGCTTCGTGTGGGCCTCGTACCAACGAGGTCGACGTGCGGCCTGGCTCCCCGCGACGGATTGGGAGAATCTCCTCGCGTTGCCGCTCGATGACGTTCGCTTGCTGCTCGGTCTGGGTGAGTCCCCCATGCACGGGCGCGTGCGGGGGGACCATCCGTCTGTCGCGGCTTAG
- a CDS encoding GDSL-type esterase/lipase family protein, with protein MAGPGSRPTRAQRAGLVLLGLLLPLLLLEVGLRISGAFWTRSQDRANTARLDDDGAIRVLCLGESTTAYGYPAVLERILNEGQPVPPYRVFNEGIAGTTTDQILERLPGLLDRYEPDVVVSMMGINDPKDAPVRGLGTMLSSLRVVELYRLLSEHLGDRWSGIGGGPVMAETPEAPGLLAEAEDRLGEGDLSEAHALVRRATETAPRSYDAWRLRIQIEGAQGLRDRSALLEPANSALGKRLAATPTDLATRLTLARLHLDVRAYDETRALLLDAPSPAPEHQRWRRLLAAAYEFPSREAAQRADWDTAVAELEAGLAKLPTDATLIRAEFRDRIARSEEARGDSAAAEHHTTAARELRGRLDHSFTARSYRTLYDSLRDRRVQLVASQYPGRSIDEVKEMLDGAPDVVFVDNAASFREAIDRHGFWRVYEDEFAGDFGHMTELGKEILARRVADGVRAAAPQS; from the coding sequence ATGGCTGGGCCAGGAAGTCGCCCCACCCGGGCCCAACGCGCAGGTCTCGTCCTTCTCGGGCTCCTGCTTCCGCTGCTCCTCCTCGAGGTCGGCCTCCGCATCAGCGGGGCGTTCTGGACCCGGTCGCAGGACCGAGCGAACACCGCCCGGCTCGACGACGACGGCGCCATCCGCGTCCTGTGTCTCGGCGAGTCCACGACGGCCTACGGGTATCCGGCGGTCCTCGAGCGGATCCTGAACGAAGGACAGCCCGTACCTCCCTATCGCGTGTTCAACGAAGGCATCGCCGGAACTACGACCGACCAGATCCTCGAACGCCTCCCCGGCCTCCTCGATCGCTACGAGCCCGATGTCGTCGTCTCGATGATGGGGATTAACGACCCGAAGGACGCACCGGTCCGCGGTCTCGGCACGATGCTCTCGAGCCTGCGCGTGGTCGAGCTCTACCGGCTTCTGAGCGAACACCTCGGCGACCGCTGGTCGGGAATCGGCGGCGGTCCCGTCATGGCAGAGACTCCCGAGGCACCCGGCCTGCTCGCCGAAGCGGAGGACCGCCTCGGAGAGGGCGACCTTTCCGAGGCCCACGCTCTCGTCCGTCGAGCCACGGAAACCGCGCCGCGTTCCTACGACGCGTGGCGCCTGCGAATCCAGATCGAGGGCGCGCAGGGACTTCGCGACCGGAGCGCCCTTCTCGAGCCGGCGAACTCCGCTCTCGGCAAGCGACTCGCGGCGACACCAACCGACCTGGCCACGAGGCTCACCCTCGCCCGGCTCCATCTCGACGTTCGTGCCTACGACGAAACCCGCGCCCTCTTGCTCGATGCGCCTTCCCCCGCTCCGGAACATCAGCGATGGCGACGACTCCTCGCTGCCGCGTATGAGTTCCCTTCGCGCGAAGCAGCCCAACGTGCCGACTGGGACACAGCCGTGGCGGAGCTCGAAGCGGGGCTCGCCAAACTTCCGACCGACGCCACGCTGATCCGCGCCGAGTTCCGCGATCGCATCGCACGCAGCGAAGAGGCCCGCGGAGACTCGGCTGCAGCCGAACACCACACGACCGCCGCACGCGAGTTGCGCGGTCGGCTCGACCACTCGTTCACAGCGAGAAGCTACCGCACGCTCTACGACTCGCTTCGAGACCGCCGCGTGCAGCTCGTTGCCTCCCAGTACCCCGGCCGCTCGATCGACGAGGTGAAGGAGATGCTCGACGGTGCTCCGGACGTCGTCTTCGTGGACAACGCGGCTTCGTTCCGCGAGGCCATCGACCGTCATGGATTCTGGCGCGTCTACGAGGATGAGTTTGCAGGCGACTTCGGGCACATGACCGAGCTGGGCAAGGAGATCCTCGCCCGCCGCGTCGCCGACGGCGTTCGCGCCGCCGCGCCCCAGTCCTGA
- a CDS encoding SDR family NAD(P)-dependent oxidoreductase, with protein sequence MGRLDGRVAIVTGAGRGIGAAVAEGLAAEGASVVVSDLGVGMDGNGVDQGPADEVAARIRDAGGVARADHTDVTDYAASEQLIRSAVDAFGRMDILVNSAGIVRDKMIFNMTEADWSAVIDVHLNGTFNTTRHASAHWRENKGGEYRLINFTSGAGLYGAPSQPNYAAAKMGIVGLTMSCANSLGRYGVTANCIGPIATTRMTMGIGGGKALNQYDPSNARMAPENVVPPVLYLASAASGWLTRRVIGAGNGKISLFANHTVEREIIASTGIWDTEAAFSEMEGAFRTAIEYPNPFDRPRN encoded by the coding sequence ATGGGACGACTGGACGGGCGGGTGGCGATCGTAACGGGAGCGGGACGCGGAATTGGTGCCGCCGTCGCCGAGGGATTGGCGGCCGAGGGGGCGAGCGTCGTCGTGAGCGACCTCGGCGTCGGGATGGACGGCAACGGTGTGGACCAGGGGCCCGCGGATGAGGTGGCCGCGCGGATCCGAGACGCGGGAGGGGTCGCCCGGGCGGACCACACCGACGTCACGGACTACGCGGCGTCGGAGCAGCTCATTCGGTCCGCGGTCGACGCGTTCGGCCGAATGGACATCCTCGTGAACAGCGCGGGCATCGTTCGCGACAAGATGATCTTCAACATGACCGAGGCGGACTGGAGCGCGGTCATCGACGTGCACCTGAACGGGACGTTCAACACCACCCGTCATGCGTCGGCCCATTGGCGTGAGAACAAGGGTGGAGAGTACCGCCTCATCAACTTCACGTCGGGGGCCGGTCTGTACGGAGCGCCGAGCCAGCCCAACTACGCGGCCGCCAAGATGGGGATCGTCGGCCTCACGATGTCGTGCGCAAACTCCCTCGGACGGTACGGAGTCACGGCCAACTGCATCGGGCCGATCGCGACCACCCGGATGACCATGGGGATCGGTGGGGGCAAGGCCCTGAACCAATACGACCCCTCGAACGCGCGGATGGCCCCGGAGAACGTCGTGCCGCCCGTCTTGTACCTGGCCAGCGCAGCGTCGGGGTGGCTGACCCGCCGGGTGATCGGGGCGGGGAACGGGAAAATCAGCCTGTTTGCCAATCACACGGTCGAGCGCGAGATCATCGCATCGACGGGTATCTGGGACACCGAAGCCGCTTTTTCCGAGATGGAGGGGGCCTTTCGGACGGCAATCGAGTACCCGAATCCATTCGACCGGCCTAGGAATTGA
- a CDS encoding acyl-CoA dehydrogenase family protein, with product MDTVAAARSLAPILRDRAAEIEAARRLPEDLARRFAEEGFCRLLVPEAYGGLEAPPAQMLETVEALAEADGSAAWCVFIYATSGSLLGYVAETEARCIFAAPETILAGVFAPQGEAVGEGDGFRVNGRWQWGSGSQNADWVMGGCRVIRDGTMVAAPSGAPIPHLLLAPAVDIAFFDTWDVSGLCGTGSTDFAMENVFVPGGRAVALSVDRPLDRPLYQFPNFALLALGIAGVAMGLARSAIRELVDLAGAKTPAGATRPLANRPHSQSEVAKAEAGLRSARAFLFETVAAASEAAAAGGPIPVDRKRDLRLATTWATRSAAEAVDRMYELGGGSSVHRASKLQRVFRDVHVATQHMMVAPTTYELTGRLLLGQETDTTFL from the coding sequence GTGGATACCGTCGCTGCCGCTCGCTCACTCGCCCCGATTCTGCGGGACCGTGCCGCCGAGATCGAAGCCGCCCGCCGGCTCCCCGAAGATCTGGCACGCCGATTCGCGGAGGAGGGGTTCTGTCGACTCCTGGTCCCCGAGGCCTACGGTGGACTCGAGGCACCGCCCGCCCAGATGTTGGAGACTGTAGAGGCTCTTGCGGAGGCCGACGGGTCCGCTGCCTGGTGTGTCTTCATCTACGCAACCTCGGGGAGCCTGCTTGGGTACGTGGCTGAAACCGAAGCGCGATGCATCTTCGCCGCTCCGGAAACAATTCTTGCCGGCGTATTCGCGCCGCAAGGGGAGGCGGTAGGCGAGGGCGACGGCTTCCGGGTGAACGGTCGATGGCAGTGGGGCTCGGGTTCGCAGAACGCCGACTGGGTCATGGGTGGCTGTCGGGTGATCCGAGACGGGACGATGGTGGCCGCCCCGAGCGGAGCGCCGATTCCGCATCTGCTTCTCGCACCGGCGGTCGACATTGCGTTCTTCGATACGTGGGACGTCTCGGGGCTGTGCGGCACGGGCTCGACGGACTTCGCGATGGAGAATGTGTTCGTGCCGGGCGGCCGGGCCGTGGCTCTTTCGGTCGATCGCCCGCTGGATCGTCCACTGTATCAGTTCCCGAACTTTGCGTTGCTCGCGCTCGGGATCGCCGGTGTCGCCATGGGTCTGGCCCGTTCCGCGATCCGCGAGTTGGTGGACCTCGCGGGTGCGAAGACGCCGGCCGGAGCGACTCGCCCCCTGGCGAACCGGCCGCACTCGCAGAGTGAGGTGGCGAAGGCGGAGGCGGGGCTACGATCGGCGCGGGCGTTCCTGTTCGAGACCGTCGCGGCTGCGTCGGAAGCGGCCGCCGCGGGTGGACCGATTCCCGTCGACCGCAAACGCGATCTACGGCTCGCCACGACGTGGGCGACTCGATCTGCGGCGGAGGCCGTGGACCGGATGTACGAGTTGGGCGGCGGCTCGTCGGTGCACCGTGCCTCGAAACTGCAGCGGGTGTTCCGCGACGTTCATGTCGCGACACAGCACATGATGGTGGCACCGACCACATACGAACTCACGGGTCGGCTTCTTCTCGGACAGGAAACCGACACCACGTTCCTCTGA
- a CDS encoding galactokinase family protein, with product MTLSLEERVERLRQRLRDETEIGAGEANVVVSPYRICPIGAHVDHQGGPVLGTAIDAGTLLAFAPSGSSACRLQSTNFEGQYETDLTTTKSAPEGWGRYFWAAAATLGTRTPAPLRGIVGRVEGSLPGGGLSSSASVVLAYLTAIAHENGIELSPQELVNFARQAENEYVGVKCGILDPACIVASKRDHLVSIDTLQCEFEPIPGEKAASQSTFLVAFSGVDRNLRHTGFNDRVDQCHEAARHLGQLCGNAAAEKLGDHIDAVFEEHLDALPSTLQKRARHFFEERHRVRAGVETWRNGDLEGFGRLMSDSCRSSIENFEVGSPEIGALHELICRTPGVYGARFSGAGFGGCVVGLVAADRAQECLERIEREYRRLAPELTSAYVFLAQSRDGLNVR from the coding sequence ATGACCCTCTCCCTGGAAGAACGAGTCGAGCGCCTGCGTCAGCGGCTGCGCGACGAAACCGAGATAGGTGCGGGCGAAGCCAACGTCGTGGTCTCCCCGTATCGGATCTGCCCGATCGGGGCGCACGTCGACCATCAGGGCGGCCCCGTACTCGGCACGGCAATCGACGCCGGAACCCTCCTGGCATTCGCGCCGTCGGGGTCGTCGGCCTGCCGCCTCCAGAGCACCAACTTCGAGGGCCAGTACGAGACGGATCTGACGACGACCAAGAGCGCGCCGGAAGGCTGGGGCCGCTACTTCTGGGCGGCCGCCGCGACCCTAGGGACACGCACGCCCGCACCACTGCGCGGCATCGTCGGACGGGTCGAGGGCTCCCTGCCCGGCGGTGGGCTGAGTTCGTCGGCGTCGGTCGTACTGGCCTACCTCACGGCGATCGCCCATGAGAACGGGATCGAGCTCAGCCCTCAGGAGTTGGTGAACTTCGCGCGCCAGGCCGAGAACGAGTACGTGGGCGTGAAGTGCGGGATCCTCGACCCGGCCTGCATCGTGGCATCAAAGCGCGACCATCTCGTTTCGATCGACACCCTCCAGTGCGAGTTCGAACCGATCCCGGGGGAAAAGGCCGCTTCCCAGAGCACGTTCCTCGTCGCGTTCTCCGGGGTCGATCGCAATCTGCGCCATACCGGCTTCAACGACCGCGTCGATCAGTGCCACGAGGCCGCACGACACCTGGGGCAGCTATGCGGAAATGCGGCCGCGGAGAAGCTCGGCGACCACATCGACGCGGTATTCGAAGAGCATCTGGACGCCCTCCCCTCCACCCTGCAGAAGCGCGCACGGCACTTTTTCGAGGAGCGGCACCGAGTCCGAGCAGGCGTCGAAACGTGGCGTAACGGCGACCTCGAGGGATTCGGACGCCTCATGAGCGATTCGTGCCGGAGCTCGATCGAGAACTTCGAAGTCGGCTCTCCGGAGATCGGCGCCCTGCACGAGCTCATCTGCAGAACGCCCGGGGTCTACGGAGCGCGGTTCAGCGGTGCCGGGTTCGGCGGCTGTGTCGTGGGGCTCGTCGCCGCCGACCGCGCGCAGGAATGCCTCGAACGCATCGAACGCGAGTACCGCCGCCTCGCGCCCGAGCTCACCTCGGCGTACGTATTCCTCGCCCAAAGCCGCGACGGGCTGAACGTTCGATGA